From the genome of Pseudomonas sp. TMP9, one region includes:
- the tatA gene encoding twin-arginine translocase TatA/TatE family subunit, with protein MGFGGISIWQLLIVLLIVVMLFGTKRIKSLGSDLGDAIKGFKKSMGSEEDKPAVEEPKGQTIDAQARKVEEPAKKD; from the coding sequence ATGGGATTCGGTGGCATAAGCATTTGGCAACTTCTAATAGTTCTGCTGATCGTGGTCATGTTGTTCGGCACCAAGCGCATTAAAAGCCTCGGTTCTGATTTAGGTGATGCCATCAAGGGCTTCAAAAAATCCATGGGCAGCGAAGAAGACAAACCTGCCGTGGAAGAACCCAAAGGTCAGACCATCGACGCTCAGGCGCGCAAGGTCGAAGAGCCGGCGAAGAAAGACTAA